From the genome of Jannaschia sp. S6380:
CAAGCGCGCCGAGAGCCCCTACATCGCGCCCGGCGACCATCCGATGTCGGTCCTCGTCATCGGCGGCAGCCAGGGTGCGCGGATCCTGTCGGATGCGGTGCCCGACGCGCTGTCGCGTCTGCCCGACGATCTTCGCCGTCATCTGCGCGTCGCCCATCAGGCGCGGCCCGAAGACGAGGAGCGCGTCGTCGCGGCCTATGATACGGCGGATATTTCGGCCGTGGTGCAGAGCTTCTTCGACGACATCCCGACGCGCATGGCCGATGCGCAGCTCGTGATCTCGCGGGCCGGGGCCTCGACCGTCGCGGACCTGTCGGTGATCGGCCGGCCCGCGATCCTGATCCCCTACGCGGTCGCGGCGGGCGACCATCAGACGGTCAACGCACGCGGACTGTCGGAGGCCGGCGCGGCGATCGTGATCCCCGAGTCCAAGCTGACCGCCGAAAGCCTCGCCGAGCAGGCCGAACTGATCCTCTCGAACCCGCAGGGGGCGTCGCGCATGGCGCGCGCGGCCCTCTCCGTGGCCGTCCCCGACGCCGCCTCCCGCCTTGCAGACCTCGTCCAATACGTGAGCCAGACCCGATGAACGCGACCAAGCTGCCCCAGCAGATGGGCCCCATCCACTTCGTCGGCATCGGTGGCATCGGCATGTCCGGCATCGCCGAGGTCCTGCTGAGCCATGGCTATTCCGTTCAGGGGTCCGACCTGAAGGGGTCGAAGATCACCGATCGCCTGGCGTCCCTCGGGGCCCGCATCTTCGTCGGGCAGCGGGCCGAGAACCTGGAGGAGGCCGAGGTCGTGGTCATTTCCTCGGCGATCAAGCCGGGAAACCCCGAACTCGACGCCGCGCGCGCGCGCGGTCTGCCGGTGGTTCGCCGTGCCGAGATGCTGGCCGAGCTGATGCGGATGAAGTCGAACATCGCCGTCGCCGGTACGCATGGCAAGACCACGACCACCACGATGGTCGCCGCGCTGCTGGATGCGGGGCAGGAGGATCCGACCGTCATCAACGGGGGCATCATCCACGCCTACGGCTCGAACGCCCGGATGGGGCAGGGCGAGTGGATGGTGGTGGAGGCCGACGAGAGCGACGGCACCTTCAACCGCCTGCCTGCCACGATCGCCATCGTCACCAATATCGACCCCGAGCATATGGAACACTGGGGCGATATCGAGAACCTGCGCCGCGGCTTCACCGATTTCGTCTCGAACATCCCGTTCTACGGGCTTGCCATCTGCTGCACCGACCACCCGGAGGTGCGCGCGCTCGTGGGGCGCGTGACCGACCGGCGGATCGTGACCTTCGGGTTCAACGCGCAGGCCGACGTGCGCGCCGTCAACCTGCGCTACGAGGCAGGCGTGGCGCATTTCGACATCCAGCTTCAGGCGGAGGAGGCGATGATCGAGGATTGCCGCCTGCCGATGCCGGGGGACCACAACGTGTCGAACGCGCTGTCGGCGGTGGCCGTTGCGCGCGAACTCGGGGTTCCGAAGGACGTCATCCGCGAGGGCCTCGCCGCGTTCGGCGGGGTCAACCGCCGCTTCACCCGCGTGGGCGAATGGAACGGCGTGCCGATCATCGACGATTACGGCCACCACCCGGTCGAGATCGCCGCCGTGCTGAAGGCCGCGCGTCAGAGCATCGGCGACACCGGGCGCGTCATCGCCGTCCATCAGCCGCACCGCTATTCCCGACTGCACGACCTGTTCGACGATTTCTGCGGATGCTTCGCCGATGCCGACGTGGTGGGCATCGCCGACATCTACGCCGCGGGCG
Proteins encoded in this window:
- the murG gene encoding undecaprenyldiphospho-muramoylpentapeptide beta-N-acetylglucosaminyltransferase; protein product: MTQPLIVIAAGGTGGHMFPAQALAEEMLARGWRVRLSTDDRGARYAGGFPEDVDIEVMPSATFARGGLASKAGVPFKLTGGVLRALWAFRRDRPTLVAGFGGYPAVPAMAAAVMMKLPRIIHEQNGVPGRVNRIFATRVDAFACGTWPTDLPEGVEGAHTGNPVRAAIHKRAESPYIAPGDHPMSVLVIGGSQGARILSDAVPDALSRLPDDLRRHLRVAHQARPEDEERVVAAYDTADISAVVQSFFDDIPTRMADAQLVISRAGASTVADLSVIGRPAILIPYAVAAGDHQTVNARGLSEAGAAIVIPESKLTAESLAEQAELILSNPQGASRMARAALSVAVPDAASRLADLVQYVSQTR
- the murC gene encoding UDP-N-acetylmuramate--L-alanine ligase; amino-acid sequence: MNATKLPQQMGPIHFVGIGGIGMSGIAEVLLSHGYSVQGSDLKGSKITDRLASLGARIFVGQRAENLEEAEVVVISSAIKPGNPELDAARARGLPVVRRAEMLAELMRMKSNIAVAGTHGKTTTTTMVAALLDAGQEDPTVINGGIIHAYGSNARMGQGEWMVVEADESDGTFNRLPATIAIVTNIDPEHMEHWGDIENLRRGFTDFVSNIPFYGLAICCTDHPEVRALVGRVTDRRIVTFGFNAQADVRAVNLRYEAGVAHFDIQLQAEEAMIEDCRLPMPGDHNVSNALSAVAVARELGVPKDVIREGLAAFGGVNRRFTRVGEWNGVPIIDDYGHHPVEIAAVLKAARQSIGDTGRVIAVHQPHRYSRLHDLFDDFCGCFADADVVGIADIYAAGEDPIEGAGRDDLVAGLIRTGHRHARAVTDEDDLERLVREQARAGDIVVCLGAGTISAWANDLPGRLAA